A single region of the Verrucomicrobiota bacterium genome encodes:
- a CDS encoding cellulase family glycosylhydrolase — MKSWRSNFSVHGIIHALLLCASVSALAALPRGHVFFQSDFEGPDDLNPWSGRKQVETGHQSARSLCVENRGASKSGASASLTLPAEAMRGHVVQVSAWVKAQDVSAKPNPWNGVKLMLVIQTPEGPEYPQAPLGVGSFDWQQAVYQARIPTNATKITLIAGMEQVTGKVWFDDVKISVYRAMRTDVPAPVAGPMHKGHALPRLRGAMVAPNLTEASLLIFGQEWNANVIRWQLIRHGKPGAPSSLEDYDAWLDGQLNKLDEVLGWCARAKVLVVVDLHSPPGGKSTTSGYVGSDDRLFTDRKVQDKFVAVWERITKKYRGNPWIWGFDLANEPVEDFVAEDCDDWQALAERAGKAVRALDPDRTLIVEPSKWGGPDGLRDFLPINVSKVVYSVHMYLPGEFTHQGVHRKDAPPVEYPGQIGGKRWDKAELERALQPVVDFQKRFNVQIYMGEFSAIRWAPNQSAHRYLKDVIDIFEAHDWDWSYHAFREWSGWSVEHTEDPQNNQPAAQPTERQKLLQSWYAKNQKP, encoded by the coding sequence ATGAAATCCTGGCGTTCCAATTTCTCGGTGCATGGAATAATCCACGCGCTGCTCCTGTGCGCGAGCGTGTCTGCTTTGGCGGCGCTGCCGCGCGGGCACGTCTTTTTCCAATCCGACTTTGAAGGACCAGACGACCTGAATCCCTGGAGCGGTCGCAAGCAAGTTGAGACGGGACACCAGAGCGCACGGAGCCTCTGCGTGGAAAATCGCGGAGCGTCGAAGTCCGGCGCAAGCGCATCCCTGACTTTGCCAGCGGAAGCGATGCGCGGGCACGTCGTGCAGGTAAGCGCGTGGGTAAAGGCGCAGGACGTCAGCGCCAAGCCTAATCCATGGAACGGCGTCAAACTCATGCTGGTCATCCAAACGCCGGAGGGGCCTGAGTATCCACAGGCACCGCTCGGCGTTGGCAGCTTTGATTGGCAGCAGGCCGTTTACCAGGCACGCATCCCCACCAATGCCACCAAAATCACACTCATCGCCGGAATGGAGCAGGTCACCGGCAAAGTCTGGTTCGATGATGTCAAAATTTCCGTGTATCGCGCGATGCGCACAGATGTTCCCGCGCCGGTGGCGGGGCCAATGCACAAGGGGCACGCGCTGCCGCGCCTGCGGGGCGCGATGGTAGCGCCGAATCTCACCGAGGCCAGCCTGCTCATCTTCGGGCAGGAGTGGAACGCCAACGTCATCCGCTGGCAGTTGATCCGCCACGGCAAACCGGGTGCGCCAAGTTCGCTGGAGGATTACGATGCCTGGCTGGACGGCCAGTTGAATAAGCTGGATGAAGTGCTGGGCTGGTGCGCCCGCGCCAAGGTCCTGGTGGTGGTGGACCTGCATTCCCCGCCGGGTGGCAAATCCACCACCAGCGGCTACGTTGGCTCGGATGACCGCCTGTTCACGGATCGCAAGGTGCAGGATAAATTCGTGGCCGTTTGGGAGCGCATTACCAAAAAATACCGTGGTAATCCCTGGATCTGGGGCTTTGATCTGGCCAACGAACCGGTCGAGGATTTCGTCGCGGAGGATTGCGACGATTGGCAGGCACTGGCGGAACGGGCGGGCAAGGCGGTGCGCGCGCTGGACCCGGACCGCACGCTGATCGTCGAACCGTCAAAGTGGGGCGGACCGGATGGTCTACGGGATTTCCTGCCAATCAACGTGAGCAAGGTGGTGTACAGCGTGCACATGTATTTGCCCGGTGAATTCACCCATCAGGGGGTGCATCGCAAAGACGCGCCGCCCGTGGAGTATCCCGGTCAGATCGGCGGCAAGCGGTGGGATAAGGCTGAGCTGGAGCGCGCCCTACAGCCCGTGGTGGATTTTCAGAAGCGTTTCAACGTCCAAATCTATATGGGCGAATTCAGTGCCATCCGCTGGGCACCCAACCAGAGTGCGCACCGTTACCTGAAGGATGTCATAGATATTTTTGAGGCGCACGACTGGGACTGGAGCTATCACGCCTTTCGCGAATGGAGTGGCTGGAGCGTTGAGCACACCGAAGATCCTCAGAACAATCAGCCGGCCGCCCAGCCCACCGAGCGACAGAAACTCCTCCAATCCTGGTATGCCAAGAACCAAAAACCTTAA
- a CDS encoding GxGYxYP domain-containing protein, with the protein MPRTKNLKKKSHRGTLSLKARLLFHLLGVMVGWMVVTGQSAVSAPADTMRGPVVFFDLTGLYKLDRNDPEQRRQFWDETHLVVSLQGLANRHAPRLFLRYIRQPDDFWWEQMTQPGGWLAGREIVRLTTLEELLKRFHDCYQGAVVWDERVPSTSNLASTIAGCDDLLCLRYDTREGSLYRRLTQGGHRLPVKVRLLLENGAPLFTGAGLIPGTRLASSGTAKGDAYQWLIEHYVKTGKANPQRLGYYLDAFWLQCWKASGPENHTLSNHDFLIARRGVLFDLNVWDDEAWVDDPQQKPGTDAATLKALLRAAYDRFKGEGVIQVAGFVPWAYKYTRFKNAAWSAGGRHEEVATEWRYAEILSCFNAYMDADALGLGAMANASFYQHYPLAARYPQNPKPTRASLTARGLLDARGRMAPRTYVAHYVGDYDAAAWLYRELPRMWRDPARGTTPLSWAFNPNLSERFPPGHGVGAGTPQFQRLVCRR; encoded by the coding sequence ATGCCAAGAACCAAAAACCTTAAGAAAAAATCACATCGAGGCACCCTATCGCTCAAGGCACGTTTGCTTTTCCACCTCCTGGGCGTGATGGTGGGATGGATGGTTGTCACCGGCCAGTCTGCCGTGTCCGCGCCAGCGGACACGATGCGGGGTCCGGTGGTATTTTTCGACCTCACCGGACTGTATAAGCTCGATCGTAACGATCCCGAGCAGCGCCGCCAGTTTTGGGACGAAACGCACCTGGTCGTTTCACTGCAAGGGCTGGCCAACCGGCACGCGCCACGCCTGTTCCTGCGTTATATTCGGCAACCGGACGATTTCTGGTGGGAACAAATGACCCAGCCGGGCGGATGGCTGGCAGGCCGCGAAATCGTGCGCCTCACAACCCTCGAAGAATTGCTGAAGCGGTTCCACGATTGTTATCAAGGGGCCGTGGTTTGGGATGAACGCGTGCCGTCCACCTCCAATCTCGCCTCCACCATCGCCGGCTGCGACGATTTGCTCTGCCTGCGTTACGACACCCGCGAGGGCTCGCTTTACCGGCGACTGACGCAAGGCGGACACCGCCTCCCGGTGAAGGTGCGCTTGCTGCTGGAAAATGGGGCGCCCCTGTTCACCGGCGCGGGCCTGATTCCGGGCACGCGCCTCGCGTCCTCCGGCACCGCCAAGGGGGACGCGTACCAATGGCTGATCGAGCACTATGTCAAAACCGGCAAGGCCAACCCGCAGCGCCTAGGCTATTACCTCGACGCGTTTTGGCTCCAGTGCTGGAAGGCCTCAGGCCCGGAGAACCACACCCTGTCGAACCATGATTTCCTGATTGCCCGGCGCGGGGTGTTATTCGATCTGAATGTCTGGGACGACGAAGCCTGGGTGGATGATCCGCAGCAAAAGCCCGGCACGGACGCCGCCACGCTTAAGGCGCTGCTGCGCGCGGCCTATGATCGTTTCAAAGGCGAGGGCGTCATTCAAGTAGCCGGCTTTGTTCCATGGGCGTACAAGTACACGCGATTCAAGAATGCCGCGTGGTCCGCTGGCGGCCGGCATGAAGAGGTGGCGACGGAATGGCGCTACGCGGAGATTCTCTCGTGTTTCAATGCCTATATGGATGCGGATGCCCTCGGCCTGGGTGCCATGGCCAATGCCTCATTTTATCAGCATTATCCCCTGGCGGCACGCTATCCGCAGAATCCCAAACCCACCCGCGCCAGCCTCACCGCGCGGGGTCTGCTCGACGCCCGGGGCCGCATGGCGCCCCGGACGTATGTGGCACATTACGTGGGAGATTATGACGCGGCGGCGTGGCTGTATCGCGAGTTGCCCAGGATGTGGCGCGACCCAGCGCGCGGCACCACCCCACTGTCGTGGGCGTTCAATCCGAACCTCAGCGAGCGTTTCCCCCCTGGGCATGGCGTGGGCGCGGGAACGCCGCAGTTCCAACGACTGGTTTGTCGCCGGTGA